The segment TACCAGCCGCAACAGCGAGCCTCCGTCTGAGCCCTGCTTCCGTGAAATTCCccccgaaaagaaaaaaactcccaataaagccaataataaaaaattaaataaaaacgatTCGGActtaaatattgttttattcgaaactaaaaataatttgtatgaTCTTAAGGTTTGCATCTTCCAACTATGACCGATGATGGCTGAATGATGAAGCTCACAGCATATGCTGCATAGTTAaggtaaaattcaaattttgaatCTTTCAACAGTTACTAAACCACCCAAAAAccgttttgaataaaaaaaaaaaaattaatttcaactaaaaagtaaattgaaatgcatttatttttaatcaatatttttaccTTTATTCAACTGACCTCAGCGATTGATTTAAATACGTCATAGAGATTGAACAAATCGTTTTGATAAGTCGTTtgataaaacacattttttttgatacACTGGCATCgtattttgtgattaatttgACGGTGggtaattaatttgttttttttttagtgtattTTCTACCTCCCATTGTTATTGTTGTTTTCCCTAAACTATGGACAGTTTGTTTAACTTTCTGCttttgagagatttctttttcaatttatttttaaaatctgggttagtttatcattttctcttctaaattttaaatctacCTTGTCACACATTCTAAAACCatttataaacttttcaactatatattttatttttttaatttaaagtttttgagaaatatttttttcatttttttttaagttactCACTAGATAAACACAGCACATAATTGCCTCTGCTTAAGGGGGGTGGAATAAAGGGGAttagagagatttttcttttaagactccatatcatttttttttcatttaattccttatgatttaatgattttcctacgagattttctttttactattttctttaatatttattttatttttttcattaatttttctttcttttaattttacttctttttgtGTCGTAACGCGACCAACGCCTACaatctaagttttttttcttttaatgttcttaatatatatatttaattttcatttaataatatttattttaaaatgtaacaaataaataaaatataaaatgagagATAACACGAGACTAAAAAAATGTCCCATATTTATCTACTTTAAAAAGGGACGTCCACCTAAAATCGCATTGCTGTAGAGACTTCTATTatatataagattttttatgttatatatatattagtTTGGGGATGTAGCTGAGGATCTAGGTTttacttttcattcattttctttttggtaaTGCCGACTagacacaatttatttttaattttgagaggGTCCAGCTGAACTAGCCGTGGTCTAGGTTATGCTGCTATCCTCAATATTGGTGGGAGTAATAACTGCCACATTGTCATCCGTGAGACTACGGTGGACAGTCTGTGGGCTGGATTTTGATAGGCTTGCCATTGATTGCATTGTTTGGGAGCGAACCCCACCAAAGCGCATGCTGTATGGTAGACGATTAGCTTCTCCCATTCCACCGCGctacaaaaattcacaaattttccgttttttttattcaaattttcaaaaataattaggtTAGATTAGGAAGAAGCAAAGCCGCggacattttgaaaaataagaataataaataaacgtTTCTAGCAAAAAATAACGGATTGTttggttaaaaagaaaataaagctaGATCTTTCGTTCAAGATcgcaaagaataaataaaaataaataaattccccttCGTTTCTCAGGTTGTAGGTGAGCCAgagaattatttcttaagcTTCAAACACGataaacttaaaagaaaacctGTCCCTAcgaaaacttattaaaaaagacaaaataaatattcaaaaaaagacTTCCAAAgacgaaataaaattaaaaatttagttgaGGCAATATAAATTTGTACTAACCTGGTTTCCATTGCCTGGTCGGACATTTTTGTAGGGCTGAAAGAGCACCAGATAGACTTTTGGCGTGAAAAGGCATCCCAGTGCCACCGAAGCGCTTATATTGAGACACATACACATGCTTGATATCTGAATctacaacaaaaataaataaattgaaattaatcgTAGAAAGGTAGAGGCTGGGACCTTCTGCACGAATACCTTGTAATCATTGTTGGTTCCAAAGTAAATGGGTAGAAAGGCGAGCCATACAATGCACGTGGAGTACATTGTGAAGCCAATGTACTTGGCTTCGTTGAAATTCTCGGGGATTTTGCGTGTTTTAAAGGCGTACAGGGTGCAAAGGATAATGAGGATCATGTTGTAGACGAGGGACATGATGAGTGAGAATGTACTAACTTTGCACGTTAGCACCGCGGACAGGGGAAAGGGATGAATCTCCCGAATGTCCGGACTCTCAATTAGAAGCCACCCAATTGAGCCGAGCAGTTGCACGAGGACAACACTCAGGGAGATCATAATTTGACTCAGCGGCGACGTATAGATTGGCCGTTGAACACTCTTAACGCCACGATTGAAGATGCGTGAAATGCGATTTGTTTTCGTGAATATTGCACTGTAGCAGATGCTGAGACACAAGCCCAGGCCGACCCGCAGCAGGGCACATCGATACACTGTGGGCCGTGCTAGAACCACAAAGCTCATGCAGTAGCAACTGAGAACACCCACAAGAAGAACGTAGCAGAGTTCTCGTCCTGATGCCATGATCACGGGAGTTTTGTTATACCTACAAAAAATGAGCGGTTCTTGACAACTGAATTTGCTTGAGAAGCCTCAAAGTTCTTTACTTTATAAAGACGCATGTCGTGAAGAGAGTACAGAGGATGCCACAGGCTGAAAAGGTGAGCGGTACAAGAGCCCATGGGGTTAGCCAATCAATCACTTCAGCTTCGAGTTTAAAgcagaaagttttattttcactcGGTGCCCAACCAGGTTCGCACGTTATGCAGGTGTCGTTGTTAACATAGGCATCATCGGGGCACTTGACGCATGCCCAACAGCATGCATCCTGATAATTACGTACATAGCCAATGGGACAGGGTTCACTGCAGAGTGATCGTGGATGCCCCCCAATCCACTGAAGGGCATCAAAATTGAGATCTAGGCCCTCTTTCCACGTGCCAATTTGGACGTAGTCATACCTGCGTGGAAAAAAGGGGAATTGACTCAAAAGCTAGACTagagttttcttcaaactaggtttcagttttttaaagtcaatccaaagatttttaagcaagaCCTTAGTTGTAGactagaattatttttttaaggttaggcttttaaggtttcaagATTAGTTCAGTCTGAATTGAGTCTGAATGCAtcttaaaagtctgacctaaaGAAACTAAGGTTCGGCTATAAAAAAATAGGCCTGGCCTAATAAATGCCTTAACTTTGTCTCTTAAGGGGGGTTTCTTAGgcaaattgttggaattgacatatttttaatgctttcatttatttggagttttttcctttttggttttccgatgttggttacattaaaagcctaatttttgaagagtaagaaaatcaattttcgcCATCTTCAAACTAATGAActaccctaaaacacaaaaatatgtttttctcaggagctactgaatggattttgatggggtaaagagcaaatgaaagaggaagtatTACCGtacaatgtaccggaacagatttttgaaatttaactCAGAAGCTGataaatgtagaaaaatattcttattgacttttcATAGCTTCtgagttgaaattcaaaaatctgttccggtacattctccgctaatgcttcccctttcatttgcttttgaccccatcaaaatccatccagtagatcctgagaaaaacctacctttgtgttttggggaaaatcacaagatggcgtcgcagaTAAGAAGtcggaaagtgattttttttattattcaataatAAGCCTTAAAATGCGGTTAATAGTGAGGTGGTAACACTACTTGGATCATTAGTGTTAAATGAACCAGGAAGAAGGATTGAAGGGAACTTGCTAACCTTTTGCCACTCTGTTGATATTGGTAGACATTGTAGAAGCCATAGGCATCACCGTCCTTATTGAAACGTACCCGTGTCCCCTGAAGGCCAACAAATGACACATTGTGAATGTACTTGAGCAAATCCCCACCAAGAGGAGCTGGTTGTAGTGCAGGACAGAGATCTGGGCCACCGCACACATCACGGATGATTGCATCAATTGCATATGCTATAGCATAGACAGCATCCACCACAAAGGGTACCAAACCCTCCTGTTCATACCCATGTACCCCTTCAGATCCCGTACACGGTGTTCGTGAATTGGGTGCAAAGCTGCACTTATGATGTTGACTCCAGAACTCATTGAACCACCGATTTCGGCAATTTGTAATGGTTTCCGAAGTTGATGAGCGGGAAGCGTACTAAAAAATAACCAAACATTTTCAAAGTCAAAATGCAACGAAAAAGATCAAGATCAGTGCGCCTTACACTTCCAGGTAGGCAGTCATCAGGTGATAATTTCGGGCGTAGTGACAAGTAGTACTCATCGAAGCCAGTAAGGCTCGTTCGATGGGGTAAAACGGTGATCGTGTTGACAGCAGCAAATTCCTGATCACGCACAggatacatttttgcaccCCATGAATCGctggcaataaaataaaaatgcccCGTTCTATTGGCTCGGATTGTCGCCTGCAGCAGCTTCCGCACGTTATCCTCATCGACAAACATCACAACCACCCTTGCTTGAGGTTTCTGTATCAATGCCTCAATGATACGATCAAAATCTTCAGTTTTACTATTTCGAAGAATTTTTTGCGATACCGCCACACaaataccaagttgagcagcAATACTTATAAATGATGCAATCCCCTTCTCCCCATATTCCCCCTCGACGGCCACAGTGGAGGCATAGCGCCAATCCAGGGCCCTTGCAATTTCCGCCATTGCCATTGCCTGAAAATTATCCGGTGGGACGACACGACTAAAATATTCGAATCTCGATTTATCAGACAACTCCGTACTTGTTGAGGCATAGCTGATTTGAGGAATCTACAAATAATTAtagcaaaattttataattaaaagattttttttaatcagttttttaattttttttaataaagaagtAACCATATTCTTCCTTAAGGATCAATAAGTAATACACAGAGAGAAATTCTTCCCGAATAGACACTCTGAGAAGTTTAATTCGTTCAGCAGaaggataatttttcaaaaaaaacttcttttgtgaattttatagtttaatgtttctcaatttttaagcTCTTATTTTTGTTAGggttcgtgtttttttttgcctcccttttaaccctttttgaCACTGCTGAACTACGAAGCTTAACTTTATTTTCAGTGTCGTAGCCTGGGAGAGTCTATGGATGTCTGAACTGAACACTCCAAAAGGATCAGacaagtcagttttttttttaaatagatttcaATAGAAATCCTTTCTGTCTAAAAcacttctaaaaaaaaatcaaaaaagaaattttcaaacgtaATTAACgtttacttaaaaaaacaacgtcaaaattcaaatatgtcaaaatttagaaaagaaatgtcaaacgttaaaaacttttaaagttaCGCCCCTGTTCATTTactttatttgaatttttctcttgacTACCTTCAACTGCtctattattttcttgtttttactgaatttatttttcttatttttttcttaaattcttaataacCAAAATCACTAAACTCCTTTCTAACCCCTTGTTTTCAGAgctgccaattttttttaaattttctatttcttgtgttttcgcattttctttaaaaaatgcattttcacacttatttttctctgtatAACGTTCCTttgaagattaaataaaattgcccACAGATTTTATCAATCGACagaaaatagattaaaaaacatttatttttaatttcacccGTAAATGAgttctttattttgatgaaatttaatttattaaatgataaaCTCTCTGCGTataaagagagatttttttttgaaattttttaacgaCAAAACAACTTAGAACTTTAATTCTCTATCAAGCCTGCAATTTTGCTCTcaaatctcaataaaaaaagctataaagattgcaatttaatttaaaaatttgcatctctataaaaagttataaaattaagtaatttaaaCGAGACAGACATCTCTTGCttctttgtaataaaaatcatctttttcattaaatgacaacaaaaaagaaataaaataaaaataaatcaggtCAAATAGAGGAAAGAATTCCACGGGGGtattatgcaaataaaaaagaaaaatcccaggCCAGTACTCAGGAGAGAAGTAAAGGAGAAAGTTTATGCTGCATTACCTTAAAAAGTCTCAATATGTTGGCCACCATAATTGACACGACACTGAAGGATGCCCCAATGACCCCAGTTACAGGCAGATGGGGTATATAGGTGGGGGGTTTCCCATTTTCGCACTTGTACTCGCTCATATCCTGATTCATGTAGTACCGGACAAATTCCATGCTCTGCTCCAGGGCGTACGTATCGCTGCTGCAGCTGTCGATGATGAGTGCCCCAAGGGTGAGATTTGGTAGCAATTGGGGGTCGTTGTTGATGAGATCGATGGCATACAGCATTGCTTCAAGTCGTTGGATACCCTTTTCCTCCTTCACAGCCCCGCATGGGTACTCGGGGCTATCCTGCCGGTGCTCGTGCATCGGAAAAATCCCCCCAAGTATCACATCCCCCTTCATCCGGATAAGTCGTGAATCTTTCTCCGTGAACGGTGTCCGTGCGGTAGCGCCCGCAAATAGGCACACTAGCACCCAAGCTAGATTCATCCTTTAGGTCTGCATTGCAGCCAAAACACCACacgtttcaatttttttttacaacacaGAACGTTCTCTTAgctgtgattattttttttcttcttttacgtATCAGGTAAGTAGGCACCCCCGGGGTGTCCTCAAATGTACACGAATGCACGGAACATGCTTCGGAATGGCAcacacaacaaaaaatcaatactACCCGAGAGTAACAGCATCACATATCGGCCACAGGGGGAGGTTTTGAGAACCATTTTCATCCCCCTTCTTTCATGGGAAAACATCCATCGCACATGCGTACATTGTtgtgttttcctttttttctttctgccgtttttgggggaaaattccCGCCACATACGGCGTGtgataagaaaagttttttttgtttgattttagtACATAAATTGCGCCGCGGaattttacagagaaaaaaattatttgctgAGTACGGGCCTGGGGGAATGTATCTATTCCATATTATTTAACGTAGAATTAATTGacttagaatttttaagggaGAATTTGAACTTCTCTTTTCAACGACATTACGTTGATGGCAATCTCTTTCTTCAGGTGTTCAGAATAATTTAGCAAATCAAGGATAAACAAtcactaataaaaattaatctataaagcttaagaaagacttaaacTCAAGTCAACGTTTAAACGGTtactaaataagaaaagaaaaaaattctaaataaaattctccagAATCCAGAATTATCAATGAAAGGAGAAATCACATTTGTATAGAGTTTCTATGGGAGTGATAAGCTTAATCAACAGTCTCCCACCCACCCAAACATCATGACTCTGACTCACTAATCTTCATTCGTCTcgcaaattgttttttaaataaaaaataaaagatctaAGCCTTGAGCGTGGTGTAATCGTTTTTcctattaaaaatatctttaagaaTTCTAAGAATTTAATAGCTTtgtcatttttaatttttagttattCTAGTtcttaattctaattttaatagaagaagaagaacttagttcttacgtttgacgttctttatttatttatcttaaaatttttctttttaatttcattttcttagtCATCACAATATCCgctgatttaaaaatttattactttttttaaagctccCTTTAATCtaggaattatatttctttcaaaacatatttaaaataaaaatttttccactgatAAAATATAGCAAAATCAGCTTTTAAACTACAAAATATAaagcaaatattatttttttacactagtcaacaaattttttgaaacattccTCTCTTGTGCATTGGAGTATAGAGGGAAATTGTTGGaacatttttcaaatggaAGCAAATTGAGAGTGCGGaaagaatatataattttgggGAGACATGAGAGCTATGATAATTCCGACCAATTGCATGCGAATCGATCCAAATACCCCCCGGAATGGATTTAGATTTAGATGTGTGTGGTTTACATTTTGGCAAAAGGAGGGGATCGCTTGCAGGCTAAACATCCCAACCAGTAAGCTGATACCACTAGCTCGCGATCGTGATGATTCTGTGTGCTCTGGCCCTTGCTGCTGGTATCATGATCTGATTTTTTCTAATCgggaatattttactttacaaaTGTGGCTACGTCCAGGTGATTGCAAATCGTCATACCTTTTCCGGGGTTAAGTGAAtcacaccacacacacactcctTTCTGTGCGCGTCCTTTTGACCCAAATCCCCCGAAAAATTAAAGTGTAAAGAAAGAAACTCAAAGTGCTCAAAAAACAAGGATTTCCTTCctgcaaattaaaagaaaataaaacagtgCAAAGTGcctgagagagagagtgagaagagaaagaaagagaaaaggaTTTAGCAGAGAATAAGCTTCTCCGCGGAGGATTTTGCGTGGATTTCCCACGGATCGCCTGTGCCCTGTGTGTTGAGGTAAGGCTAACCCACGTGATCCACCATTACTCTGATGGTAATTCCATTCTCTCCAACTTCCATTCCCACACCGGATTTAAGCATTACGCGCGCGGACCCCAATTCCATTCTCCATCCGCTTGCGCTCTGACTTCGCACCGGAAGTAGGATCGACGCCAATTGGGTTTGTCTTGCTTTCTGGAGCACTGATTGGGAAATTGGGGGGCTCCATCGCGAACTCCACATCATTTGTACATTTGCCCAAATGCGCGGGACAACAcctcaaattcattttttttgtctgcaCTACGGGCGGGTGATGATGGACCCTTTTGAGATTAAGGAGTCGTCGTCTGGCATGCAATTAAAGTTGGAGACAGTTGAGAAAGTCTCAATGAACTGAAGAGAAATTTAGGAAAtcaggaaaaacttttttaaccgaatatgattaattttaaaaccgATTTTAGACTATTTTtacgttttaatttttttattgagaaatctcaaatattttttaaacttgaaattagaattattcgtTTAAT is part of the Lutzomyia longipalpis isolate SR_M1_2022 chromosome 3, ASM2433408v1 genome and harbors:
- the LOC129793753 gene encoding metabotropic glutamate receptor 4, producing MNLAWVLVCLFAGATARTPFTEKDSRLIRMKGDVILGGIFPMHEHRQDSPEYPCGAVKEEKGIQRLEAMLYAIDLINNDPQLLPNLTLGALIIDSCSSDTYALEQSMEFVRYYMNQDMSEYKCENGKPPTYIPHLPVTGVIGASFSVVSIMVANILRLFKIPQISYASTSTELSDKSRFEYFSRVVPPDNFQAMAMAEIARALDWRYASTVAVEGEYGEKGIASFISIAAQLGICVAVSQKILRNSKTEDFDRIIEALIQKPQARVVVMFVDEDNVRKLLQATIRANRTGHFYFIASDSWGAKMYPVRDQEFAAVNTITVLPHRTSLTGFDEYYLSLRPKLSPDDCLPGSYASRSSTSETITNCRNRWFNEFWSQHHKCSFAPNSRTPCTGSEGVHGYEQEGLVPFVVDAVYAIAYAIDAIIRDVCGGPDLCPALQPAPLGGDLLKYIHNVSFVGLQGTRVRFNKDGDAYGFYNVYQYQQSGKRYDYVQIGTWKEGLDLNFDALQWIGGHPRSLCSEPCPIGYVRNYQDACCWACVKCPDDAYVNNDTCITCEPGWAPSENKTFCFKLEAEVIDWLTPWALVPLTFSACGILCTLFTTCVFIKYNKTPVIMASGRELCYVLLVGVLSCYCMSFVVLARPTVYRCALLRVGLGLCLSICYSAIFTKTNRISRIFNRGVKSVQRPIYTSPLSQIMISLSVVLVQLLGSIGWLLIESPDIREIHPFPLSAVLTCKVSTFSLIMSLVYNMILIILCTLYAFKTRKIPENFNEAKYIGFTMYSTCIVWLAFLPIYFGTNNDYKIQISSMCMCLNISASVALGCLFTPKVYLVLFQPYKNVRPGNGNQRGGMGEANRLPYSMRFGGVRSQTMQSMASLSKSSPQTVHRSLTDDNVAVITPTNIEDSSIT